The segment TGTTAGCTGTTGCATGCGTGCGGATTTGGCGAACGTTAAAACAGACTGCGTGAAAAAGATCATCTCCTGTACAATTGTATAAAGAATCGGCTCATCTAAAATTAACGAAAATAATTGGCGATAGTGCTGCTCGATTTTTACTTGCTGCTGTAAATGGTGCTTTAGCATGAAACGGCGAATTTGTGCAAGCACGCTCGTTAGATGAATGCGTACTTCCTCTTGTGGATAATAGCAGTTCGGTGCAGTTAATTTATATAGAAACTGTTTCACCGCAGATAAATTTCCATCCTCTAATGAAGTTATCCAAAGTTGCTGTTCCTCAGGTGTGAGTAACGGATCCAAATGCGATAAGGAAATGGATTCTGATGTTAGAAAAATATGTTCATAGCCTTTGTAAAAGCGTTGTGTCAGCACTTGTTTTGCCTCTGCATACATATCTCGCAATGTTGCATCCATTCCATCATAAATAGCAATATTTAAAAATTCCTCGGTCATCATATACCATTCCTGTATAACTAAGCGCAAATTTTTAATGAATTGCGCCTGTTCTTGGCCCGAAATTAAACATAAAATCCGCTTTTGCAATGGAAATGCTGTGAGCTGCGAAAAAATCGGTGATTGCACAAGCCAATGATAAAGTTGTAAATTCGAATTGAAATTGGATGGTTCAATTAAAATGAATTTTGATTGTGCTGAATGAATAATTTGGGGTGAATTTAAAAATAAATCAACATACATTCGAGCATCCGTCTGTATTGGATTGGCAAATGAGATGGTCCCCTCTAATTTTGGTAACGTCACCAAGGCTGATTTTAGCTGCTCTAAAGGAATAGGTTTCACAAATAACTGCTTTGCTTGCAGTGAAATTGCTTTCATTGCATGTTGGAAAATAGGCTGTGCGGTAAAACAAATAATGTGAATCGATCGATTTTTTAATAGTTTTTCAATATGTGCTGTAACAAGTGACACGTCGAGCATAAGAACGGTTGGCTCAAACGAATGAAGCATCTGCTCTAAATCCGTGGCATTTGTAATCCCCGAAAATTTCATTCCACTTGAAAAGTAATTTTTTAAATACCACTCAATCCCTTGTATTTCCATTTGGTCACGTTCGAGTAATAAAATGCGCATCAACTACATCCCACCTTATAAAACTTCTGTTTTAAATAAAATTACTATTAATAATTAATAAATACGTCATTACTATAGAATTTTACTATAATGGCGTAATTTATTCCATTTATTCTGAATTGAAAGAAATCTATAGTAAGACAAAGGGGTGAAATAATGACAAATTATCAACAGGAACAAAATCAAGAGGTCGGGAAAGTTGGGAAATCCGAATTATCTTTATTTGTGAAAATGATTATTTGCAGTTTCATTGGGATTTTTAGTTTCTTTGTATCATTTGAATGGAATGGTAAGAAAACGATTTTAGTCGACCACGTTGTGAATGCGGTTTCTACTTACACACCAGCATTAGTGAACGGCTATGTCTTAATTTTACTTGTGCTTGGCGCGTTCTATCCATTTATCACGAAGAAATGGAAAACTTCAACTGTAACGATGGTGCTATCTATTTTTAAAATCGGTGGACTTGTGGCGGGTGTCATGCTTATTTTTGGTTTCGGCCCGGCTTGGCTATTTAATCCAGATATCGGTCCATTTTTATTAGAGAAATTAATTAAGCCAGTTGGTTTAGTTATTCCGATTGGATCTGTCTTTTTAGCCCTACTTGTTTGTTATGGATTGCTTGAGTTTATAGGGGTACTCATGCAACCAATTATGAAGCCTGTTTTTAGAACACCGGGTCGCTCGGCAGTAGATGCGGTTGCTTCATTTGTAGGAAGTTATTCAGTGGGCTTAATTTTAACGAACCGTGTGTATAAGGAAGGAAAATATACAGCGCGTGAAGCGGCCATTATTGCAACAGGCTTCTCCACGGTATCGGCAACATTTATGGTCGTTGTCGCGAAAACATTAGATTTAATGGAGCATTGGAATACATTTTTCTGGGTAACGCTCGTTGTGACGTTTATCGTAACGGCTATTACAGCACGTATTTATCCGTTAAACAAAATTAAAGATGACTATTATGAAGATGCGACACCACAGCCAGAAAAAGTGGTGAAAAAGGATCGTCTGAAAACGGCTTGGACAGAAGCGGTGGAAGCAGCAGGCGCTACTCCATCATTAGGGAAGAACTTATATATTCATTTAAAAGATGGCTTTATTATGGCAATGGGTGTCATTCCTTCTATTCTATCAATTGGATTACTAGGTTTGGTCCTTGCTACGTATACGCCATTATTTGATTGGTTAGCGTATATTTTTGCGCCATTTACTTATTTATTGCAAGTTCCAGAGCCAATGTTAGCAGCGAAAGCAATGTCCGTGTCAATTGCTGAAATGTTTTTACCAGCAGTAATTGTAGTGGGTGCGGATATGGTGACGAAATTTATTATTGCAGTTATTTCGATTTCAGCTATTTTATTCTTCTCTGCGGTAATACCGGTCATTTTATCAACAGATATTCCGTTAACGATTCGCCAAATGATCATCATTTGGTTCCAGCGAGTTGTCTTAACACTTATCATCGTAACACCAATCGCGTTTTTCTTATTTTAATTAAAACAACATCACGTAATACGTCTAAGGAAAACTACCAAATAGGCGTAATAAACTAGTAACTTTAAAGGAGAGATTTATTATGGTATTTAAAACAAACATTCGTGCACCAAGAGGTAATGAATTAACATGCAAAGGGTGGACACAAGAAGCAGCGATGCGCATGTTGATGAACAACTTAGATCCGGAAGTTGCAGAAAATCCAGATGAGTTAGTTGTTTATGGCGGTATTGGTAAGGCGGCACGTGATTGGGAAAGCTTCGATAAAATGATTGATACATTAAAAGTATTAGAAAATGACGAAACAATGCTTGTGCAATCAGGTAAGCCAGTTGCGGTATTTAAAACGCATGAAAATGCACCACGTGTACTAATTGCGAACTCAAATTTAGTACCTGCATGGGCGAATTGGGATCATTTCTATGAATTAGAAGAGCGTAACTTAATGATGTACGGTCAAATGACGGCAGGCTCTTGGATTTATATCGGGGCACAAGGAATTTTACAAGGGACGTATTTAAGCTTTGTTGAAGCAGGGAAAAAGAAGTTTGGTACACCTGATTTACGTGGGAAGTTCATTTTAACAGGTGGTATGGGCGGTATGAGTGGTGCACAACCACTAGCTGGAAAAATGGCGGGCGCGGTTATTTTAGTTGTAGAAGTAGATCGTACACGCATCGAACGTAAAATTAAAGAAGGTTATTGTGACTATCTTGTTGAAACAGTGGATGAGGCGATTGCACTTGTGAATAAGCTAACTGCTGCGAATGAACCGGCTTCAATTGGAGTAGTAGGAAACTGTGCAGATGTAAACCGCGAATTATTAAACCGTGGCATCATTCCGGATTTCGTAACGGACCAAACTTCTGCGCATGATCCTGTTAATGGTTATGTTCCAAATGGCATGACGTTGGAAGAAGCGTTAAAACTGCGCAAATCAGATGTGAAAACATATGAGCGTCTTGCAAAAGAAACGATGGCAGAACATGTTCGCACAATGCTTGAATTCCAAGAAGCAGGCGCTGAAACATTCGATTACGGCAATAACATCCGTGCTTACGCAAAAGAAATGGGCGTAGAAAATGCCTTTGATTTCCCAGGTTTCGTCCCAGCTTATATTCGTCCGTTGTTCTGTGAAGGAAAAGGACCATTCCGCTGGGCAGCATTATCGGGAGACCCTGAGGATATTTACAAAACAGATAAACTTGCACAAGAAATGTTTGCGCATGATGAAGGTTTAGTAAATTGGATTGATATGGCGCAAAAAATGGTGAAATGGCAAGGTTTACCGGCACGTATTTGCTGGTTAGGTTATGGCGATCGTCATCGTTTCGCATTAAAAGTAAATGAAATGGTTGCAAATGGCGAATTAAAGGCACCAATTGTTTTCGGTCGTGACCATTTAGATTCAGGTTCAGTAGCATCACCAAACCGTGAAACAGAAGCGATGATGGACGGTTCAGATGCAGTATCAGATTGGCCGTTATTAAACGCTTTAGTCAATACAGCAGGTGGCGCAAGCTGGGTAAGCTTACATCATGGTGGCGGTGTAGGAATGGGTTATTCTCAGCACGCAGGCCAAGTGTTAGTAGCAGACGGCACACAATTAGCAGCAGATAAAATTAATCGCGTATTAGTAGCAGATCCAGGAATGGGCGTTGTACGTCACGCGGATGCAGGCTATGAAATCGCAATTCGTACAGCAAAAGAAAAAGGCGTTAATATGCCAATGTTAAAAGGGTGATAAACTGTGGCAATTTTAATTAAAAATGCAAATGAAGTTATTACGATGCAGTCGGATGTAAAAGGTCCTCGTCGCCAAGAACAGATGAGTGAACTTGGATTGCAAAAAGATGTTTGTGTGCTTTTAGATGGCGAGCAAATCATGATGGTTGCACGGCTTGAAGAGCTTGAAGCAGCATTTCCGCACTTAGTACAAAGTGCGGAA is part of the Solibacillus sp. FSL K6-1523 genome and harbors:
- the hutU gene encoding urocanate hydratase, with protein sequence MVFKTNIRAPRGNELTCKGWTQEAAMRMLMNNLDPEVAENPDELVVYGGIGKAARDWESFDKMIDTLKVLENDETMLVQSGKPVAVFKTHENAPRVLIANSNLVPAWANWDHFYELEERNLMMYGQMTAGSWIYIGAQGILQGTYLSFVEAGKKKFGTPDLRGKFILTGGMGGMSGAQPLAGKMAGAVILVVEVDRTRIERKIKEGYCDYLVETVDEAIALVNKLTAANEPASIGVVGNCADVNRELLNRGIIPDFVTDQTSAHDPVNGYVPNGMTLEEALKLRKSDVKTYERLAKETMAEHVRTMLEFQEAGAETFDYGNNIRAYAKEMGVENAFDFPGFVPAYIRPLFCEGKGPFRWAALSGDPEDIYKTDKLAQEMFAHDEGLVNWIDMAQKMVKWQGLPARICWLGYGDRHRFALKVNEMVANGELKAPIVFGRDHLDSGSVASPNRETEAMMDGSDAVSDWPLLNALVNTAGGASWVSLHHGGGVGMGYSQHAGQVLVADGTQLAADKINRVLVADPGMGVVRHADAGYEIAIRTAKEKGVNMPMLKG
- a CDS encoding YjiH family protein, which translates into the protein MTNYQQEQNQEVGKVGKSELSLFVKMIICSFIGIFSFFVSFEWNGKKTILVDHVVNAVSTYTPALVNGYVLILLVLGAFYPFITKKWKTSTVTMVLSIFKIGGLVAGVMLIFGFGPAWLFNPDIGPFLLEKLIKPVGLVIPIGSVFLALLVCYGLLEFIGVLMQPIMKPVFRTPGRSAVDAVASFVGSYSVGLILTNRVYKEGKYTAREAAIIATGFSTVSATFMVVVAKTLDLMEHWNTFFWVTLVVTFIVTAITARIYPLNKIKDDYYEDATPQPEKVVKKDRLKTAWTEAVEAAGATPSLGKNLYIHLKDGFIMAMGVIPSILSIGLLGLVLATYTPLFDWLAYIFAPFTYLLQVPEPMLAAKAMSVSIAEMFLPAVIVVGADMVTKFIIAVISISAILFFSAVIPVILSTDIPLTIRQMIIIWFQRVVLTLIIVTPIAFFLF
- a CDS encoding helix-turn-helix transcriptional regulator; its protein translation is MRILLLERDQMEIQGIEWYLKNYFSSGMKFSGITNATDLEQMLHSFEPTVLMLDVSLVTAHIEKLLKNRSIHIICFTAQPIFQHAMKAISLQAKQLFVKPIPLEQLKSALVTLPKLEGTISFANPIQTDARMYVDLFLNSPQIIHSAQSKFILIEPSNFNSNLQLYHWLVQSPIFSQLTAFPLQKRILCLISGQEQAQFIKNLRLVIQEWYMMTEEFLNIAIYDGMDATLRDMYAEAKQVLTQRFYKGYEHIFLTSESISLSHLDPLLTPEEQQLWITSLEDGNLSAVKQFLYKLTAPNCYYPQEEVRIHLTSVLAQIRRFMLKHHLQQQVKIEQHYRQLFSLILDEPILYTIVQEMIFFTQSVLTFAKSARMQQLTDYSELAIEQIEKLYLNSDLSLILVAEQLRITPNYLSQLFSKKQGVTFKRYLQQYRIQKAEKMLLETDYPISEIAEMNGFVDSNYFIKVFRDHTALTPFKYRKMYRS